From the Cloeon dipterum chromosome 4, ieCloDipt1.1, whole genome shotgun sequence genome, the window acaaagaCCCTCCATTTCCTTtagtaaatattcaattttctaaCTCAAGCACCAGCTACACAACTGCAGCAGCATACGAAAGCAATCCGAACGTGTTCATTCGACTCGATGGCGGGGCCGGCTTGGGGTGTGGTGGCCCCGGCAGCGTAGCCAGCGGTGGAAGTTACGCGACGATCGCCAGCTTCCAGAAGATCCCGCTCAACGCTCCAGCCCCTTACTACTCTACCCCGGTCCTGGGGACAAAGCAGCCAGCGCCGATCCACGCGGTGTACGCGGCTCCCAGCAGTCCAGCGTCCAGCGCCCACATCTACTGCCGGCCGCAGAGCGCCGCCAGGACCTCGTATTACGCTTCCTCGCAGATCTCCATGAGCTCCAAAGTAATCTTGAAGAAAGCACGAgtgagctttttaatttttatctttctcaCGGGTTCAGGCTGAGTCGTTCCGAGACCCTCGAGCATCTGACCCGGCCGACCGCCTCAGGCTACTGGCTGTGCCTGGCTGCAGGGTTACGGCTAAGGCTTTGCTTCAAGAGGGAACCTTCGGAAGGgttttcaaaggaaattacCGCAACGAAGAGCGACCTGGCGTTAAGGAGGATGAAGTGATGATCAAAACTGTTACTGGTAGtttttcgaataatttttccgcaacatttaattaaaacaaaatttactgtCGTTTTTCAGACGTAGCTTCACAATTCCAAGTGGCCCTATTGCTGGCCGAGGGCTCCATGTTTTACGGACTGCAACACCAAAACCTTCTTCCAATTTTAGCCGTTGCCCTGCCCAAGCCCAGAGGACATCCGATGCTTGTCTACCCCATGATGGGCCACGGAAATCTCAAAAAGTAAGACACCGCAACGCTTGAAAATTTCGCggaaaactagaaaaattatttcgcattGAAGATTGTTAGGTGTTGCTCTCTCAGACAttaacaaaatgttaaaatttcctgttttgtCAACCTGGGCCACAGATTTCTCCAGAACTGCAGACTGAGGGGCAGCAACGGTGACCCGCAACCTAAACACGAGGCGCCTCTCTCCACCGACGACGAAGAAGGTCAAAGTTCCTTGATGACCCAGGATCTGGTGCACATGGCGCTGCAGGTGACGCTTGCCCTGATGTACTTGCATGGCAACAAACTCACTCACCGAGACGTGGCCACGAGAAATTGCGTGTAAGTGTAAAAAGGATTCATTCCTCTCCCCGCAATTTACGTGAAAATTTTTGCTAGTGTGGACGAAAGACTGAGGGTGAAGGTGACTGACAGTGCCCTGGCGAGGGACCTCTTCCCTGATGACTACCACTGCCTGGGCGACAACGAGAACAGGCCAATCCGTTGGATGGCGGTGGAGTCGCTGCTGCACAGAAAATTTTCACCCGCCTCTGATGTGGTAAGCCCCTTATGAATTGTgtattatgcaacctgttgGACCCACCGGtaacgcaggttgcatatccACGCCTCGCAATACTTGACGCGTGAGCTCAGCGGCTGTGCAAATTTTCACTAATTACGTTTGGGTTTTCAGTGGGCGTTTGGAGTTTTGCTCTGGGAGCTGGCCACCCTTGCACAGCAACCGTACGCAGAGGTTGACCCTTTTGAGATGGCAGAATACCTTAGAGATGGATACAGACTAGTGCAGCCAGTCAACTGCCCAGACGAACTGTAAGCTTGGAATCTGTCACtttggttttgttttgaaacagttcggtataaaatatcaatacCTGATTCCAGATTTTCCGTAATGGCATGCTGTTGGTTGTCAGCACCAGACGAAAGACCAACATTCCCCCAACTGCTCCCTTGTCTGCAGGCCTTTTACACAGCTCTGGGAAGATATGTGTAACACATTAAATTTACGTCATCCAATGTGATTCTTAATGTTAAGGACAAATAAAATGCCGCTTAAATGGAATGAATCGAAAGTAGCTGTCAAAATttgtgttgaaatttttaataattgtcgTTTCATCCTTGCACCTTCATTGATTTATGTAATCGTTTGCTGTCTTCAATGTGCCGAATAGCACTTTCGATGGCATTCGTAGATGTTTTGGCAATGTCTTGAAATTTCTTAGAAAACTTCAGATTACCTTTCATGGTTGGATTTGGATAGGAACGGCAAAGAGACACCAGGGAAAGTTCAAAAAAGTAATAACTTTAGTGAGATGTAGAATGGTGGAAAAGTCGCGCACTTAAGATACAGGGTGAAAGAGAACAAAATTTACTACGTGTTTAGTGTACTCGATAATCTCACTCATGGTTAGAAGTTTAAGAATGTTATGGAAAATGTATGAATGTTTCCTGCTATTTGAAAAGGTGTATAGTTGGTTactcaaaaatgaatttaattatctatTACACAGTTTTCTGGGTCTCATTTATAATATTCTATTAATTGGATTCATTGCATTATATTATATGTtccaaacttttattttgcaacaaatcACACTAAACCAAATGTTgtgtttcatttattatatatGTGATTATCCCAATAATTCACGAACCTTGCATAgactttcataaaataaaaatgtattaaaataaaatattatgtgtttaatttgcagaaaaagccactaaaactatcaatttcacTTCTTTATTTCTATCAACATtgtatgaaatgaaatattgtgcTATGTGTTTATCAGATATgaacaaaatgataaaaggGACCATAGCAAAATTACCGCTTCCTCTTTACTTCCTCTATGTTAGCGTAGCTTCctgtaatgaaaataaaaattgtgatattttcccacagattaataatataatggaGTAACATACATACAGCATGTCTAGCACGACATATATTTTACTGCGTCATTTCTCTTAGCTGCAGGAATGATGATCATATGAATTTATCAATTAACTCAATCGTTTGAGTATTTTAGTTATTCACCGCTAAAGGATTCTTGCATTCGTGGACaaacaaattacaataaaatgacCGCAGATTACATCCACCACGAGTTGattcaaaagattaaatatGCCATTATGAAATATCGGAAACATCTCAACGCGTACATTTACAATGAGGCGAAAGGTATCATGTTCATGTTTTATAGTACTGATGGCTTAACACAAACAGCCAAATAGTCATGAAACATGCGCATAGTAGATTCTGAACCATTATTTTAACCTGATATTGATTTCCCATAACTTAAGTTTGACCCTTAGTTTTTCgtcacccccccccccctcgcTGGCCAACCAAAGTCGGAAAGGAACCTTTTTTGCTGACAATCATCTTCATATTAAATGACTTAAGTCACACCTGTCACGGGTTTCACTACCTGATTTGTCAAAAAGTAGCCTTTGACTTTTAACTCCTACTCGAGTATGAGGACTGTGAGTGCAAGTCCTCTATAATAAACCAATTAACTTCTACCATTTCCTCGAACGTGATTAGAACAATTTAACTTCCTTCAGTATAAATTTTACAGAACTGAATATAACCCTTTGTCACAgtttgaaaagataaaaacaaGAGCTTATATAATCAGCATGCCGGATCTGAATGTTTCTGGGAACTATATAGTTCATGCCACATCATCGATGCTTCTGCCCAATTTTGCGGCCAATTctccaataaattttgtatgtgGGGCATAAACAGAGTAGTTTCTCGTTTCCATTGTCTGTGTTTTGGAAAACATCCTGTCGACTTTCCACGCGCGATGCTTCAGATTTTGCACccactttttgcaatttatacGAGCATTTTGGACGTGTAATCCAAAAATAACACCACGAGATGTTGTTTCTACTGTTAGGGGTTTCATGTTCCTTCATTCTTTTGAGCCAagtaaatcattattttttccaaactgTAAATATGAAATCTCTGTCTCAACTCAAACAAGGATATATTGATGGCAAAATTGTGGTGAGCTATATATAGTtcgatcaatt encodes:
- the LOC135942963 gene encoding tyrosine-protein kinase RYK-like isoform X2, which codes for MRNPTAGLTSELYYVREGVINVYALNFVVPVPANISTLEFSWQSLDRKPLSYSLRIEYDNFDALKPPRIDILDKGFVPVNVQPFHIHFQCTGSRSAEIEVLLQLNVTSANPKHNVTVLNFRRNKICLKTEMQAAMRNDSVHVAPGLADGGTFYVAAGSACAMIALIVASASFLYVRSKKSRAQESLHTSYTTAAAYESNPNVFIRLDGGAGLGCGGPGSVASGGSYATIASFQKIPLNAPAPYYSTPVLGTKQPAPIHAVYAAPSSPASSAHIYCRPQSAARTSYYASSQISMSSKAESFRDPRASDPADRLRLLAVPGCRVTAKALLQEGTFGRVFKGNYRNEERPGVKEDEVMIKTVTDVASQFQVALLLAEGSMFYGLQHQNLLPILAVALPKPRGHPMLVYPMMGHGNLKKFLQNCRLRGSNGDPQPKHEAPLSTDDEEGQSSLMTQDLVHMALQVTLALMYLHGNKLTHRDVATRNCVVDERLRVKVTDSALARDLFPDDYHCLGDNENRPIRWMAVESLLHRKFSPASDVWAFGVLLWELATLAQQPYAEVDPFEMAEYLRDGYRLVQPVNCPDELFSVMACCWLSAPDERPTFPQLLPCLQAFYTALGRYV
- the LOC135942963 gene encoding tyrosine-protein kinase RYK-like isoform X1, which produces MASGQLAWILPVWLWLAVARPADAHFNLFISQKEVMKLMGLTSELYYVREGVINVYALNFVVPVPANISTLEFSWQSLDRKPLSYSLRIEYDNFDALKPPRIDILDKGFVPVNVQPFHIHFQCTGSRSAEIEVLLQLNVTSANPKHNVTVLNFRRNKICLKTEMQAAMRNDSVHVAPGLADGGTFYVAAGSACAMIALIVASASFLYVRSKKSRAQESLHTSYTTAAAYESNPNVFIRLDGGAGLGCGGPGSVASGGSYATIASFQKIPLNAPAPYYSTPVLGTKQPAPIHAVYAAPSSPASSAHIYCRPQSAARTSYYASSQISMSSKAESFRDPRASDPADRLRLLAVPGCRVTAKALLQEGTFGRVFKGNYRNEERPGVKEDEVMIKTVTDVASQFQVALLLAEGSMFYGLQHQNLLPILAVALPKPRGHPMLVYPMMGHGNLKKFLQNCRLRGSNGDPQPKHEAPLSTDDEEGQSSLMTQDLVHMALQVTLALMYLHGNKLTHRDVATRNCVVDERLRVKVTDSALARDLFPDDYHCLGDNENRPIRWMAVESLLHRKFSPASDVWAFGVLLWELATLAQQPYAEVDPFEMAEYLRDGYRLVQPVNCPDELFSVMACCWLSAPDERPTFPQLLPCLQAFYTALGRYV